In the genome of Gemmatimonadaceae bacterium, one region contains:
- the atpA gene encoding F0F1 ATP synthase subunit alpha translates to MASDTSLRPAEIKDILLREIEAADLHELDVEEVGTVLEVKDGIARIYGLTKAMAGEMLEVTSSETGENVVALALNLEEDNIGAVILGDYLQLKEGDEVRRTARVLEVPVGPELVGRVVDGLGNPIDGKGPVAATRTRKVESDAPGIIVRQPVKEPLQTGIKAIDSMIPIGRGQRELIIGDRAIGKTAIAIDTIINQKGAGVICVYVAIGQKKSTVASTVEKLRQFGAMDYTIVVVAAASDPAPMQYIAPYTGCAMAEYFMYHEGKATLCVYDDLSKQAAAYRAISLVLRRPPGREAYPGDVFYLHSRLLERAAKISEDPSVVDDKTIFKPGGSLTALPIIETQAGDVSAYIPTNVISITDGQIFLEADLFNAGTRPAVNAGISVSRVGGSAQIKAMRAVAGRLRLDLAQYRELEAFAAFASDLDKATKAQLDRGVRTVEVLKQPQYAPMPVEQQVMIIYAVSNGFLDDVAVHDIREWEAGFHKFMAEQFPQVGQAIRKEKVLSKETEAALRRGIEAYKQDWGTRRGAK, encoded by the coding sequence ATGGCATCCGACACCTCGCTCCGCCCCGCAGAGATCAAAGACATCCTTCTGCGCGAGATCGAAGCAGCCGACCTGCACGAGCTCGATGTCGAAGAGGTAGGCACCGTGCTCGAGGTCAAAGACGGCATCGCTCGCATCTACGGCCTCACGAAAGCCATGGCCGGTGAGATGCTCGAAGTCACATCCAGCGAAACCGGCGAGAATGTCGTGGCCCTCGCGCTCAACCTCGAGGAAGACAACATCGGCGCCGTCATCCTCGGCGACTACCTCCAGCTCAAGGAAGGCGACGAAGTCCGCCGCACGGCGCGCGTGCTCGAGGTGCCCGTTGGGCCGGAGCTGGTGGGCCGCGTCGTCGATGGGTTAGGCAACCCGATCGACGGGAAAGGGCCCGTCGCCGCCACGCGGACGCGCAAGGTCGAGTCCGACGCCCCGGGCATCATCGTCAGGCAGCCGGTGAAGGAGCCGCTGCAGACAGGGATCAAGGCCATCGACTCGATGATTCCGATCGGACGCGGCCAGCGCGAGTTGATCATCGGCGACCGCGCGATCGGAAAGACCGCGATCGCGATCGACACGATCATCAATCAGAAGGGCGCTGGCGTGATCTGCGTGTACGTCGCGATCGGCCAGAAGAAGTCGACGGTCGCCTCCACGGTCGAGAAGCTGCGCCAATTCGGGGCGATGGACTACACGATCGTCGTCGTCGCCGCGGCGTCGGATCCGGCGCCGATGCAGTACATCGCGCCGTATACCGGGTGCGCAATGGCCGAGTACTTCATGTACCACGAAGGCAAAGCGACGCTCTGCGTCTACGACGACTTGTCGAAACAGGCCGCCGCCTATCGCGCAATCTCGCTCGTGTTGCGTCGCCCGCCCGGACGCGAAGCGTATCCCGGCGACGTGTTCTATCTGCACTCTCGGCTGCTCGAGCGCGCCGCGAAGATCAGCGAAGATCCATCGGTCGTCGACGACAAGACCATCTTCAAGCCGGGCGGCTCGCTCACGGCGCTGCCGATCATCGAAACGCAAGCCGGCGACGTGTCGGCGTACATTCCGACGAACGTCATCTCGATCACCGATGGGCAGATCTTCCTCGAGGCCGACCTGTTCAACGCGGGCACACGTCCCGCCGTGAACGCCGGCATCTCGGTGTCGCGCGTCGGCGGATCGGCGCAGATCAAAGCGATGCGAGCGGTTGCCGGACGGCTGCGTCTCGACCTCGCGCAATATCGCGAGCTCGAGGCGTTCGCGGCGTTCGCATCGGACCTCGACAAGGCGACCAAGGCGCAGTTGGACCGCGGCGTGCGGACGGTGGAAGTGCTCAAGCAGCCGCAGTACGCGCCGATGCCCGTCGAGCAGCAGGTGATGATCATCTACGCGGTGAGCAACGGGTTCCTCGACGATGTCGCGGTGCACGACATTCGCGAGTGGGAGGCTGGGTTCCACAAATTCATGGCCGAGCAGTTCCCGCAGGTGGGGCAGGCGATCCGGAAGGAGAAGGTGCTGTCGAAGGAGACGGAGGCGGCGCTGCGCCGGGGCATCGAGGCGTACAAGCAGGACTGGGGCACGCGGCGCGGAGCCAAGTGA
- a CDS encoding helix-turn-helix domain-containing protein, with translation MAITRSLGTLDRRLHATLVDLVVVDLGGPEDVLAAASLAREFPSVAFVAVTPFRAVDAPAIAACANCGVADVLADGVDDGMLRHAVTVHGFSTRFATALAEPPRELGLETRIQRSAWRFIAGRAGRVVRTQELAKALAVTREHLSRSFGHAGKPQATLKRVIDLVRLLAAAELAKNPGYDLRDVVRLLGYASVSQLSAVAERLVGRPATSLARLRPNDLIEGFVRTASRGLVSSGTL, from the coding sequence GTGGCAATTACACGGTCGCTGGGGACGCTCGATCGAAGACTGCACGCCACGCTCGTCGACCTCGTCGTCGTCGACCTGGGTGGACCGGAAGACGTGCTCGCTGCCGCGTCGCTCGCGCGCGAGTTCCCGAGCGTCGCGTTCGTCGCCGTCACGCCGTTCCGTGCGGTCGACGCGCCGGCGATCGCCGCGTGCGCCAACTGCGGCGTCGCCGACGTCCTGGCCGATGGCGTGGACGACGGGATGCTGCGGCACGCCGTGACAGTCCACGGTTTCTCGACGAGATTCGCCACTGCTCTCGCCGAGCCGCCGCGGGAACTCGGCTTGGAGACCCGGATACAGCGAAGCGCCTGGCGATTCATCGCCGGTCGAGCCGGACGAGTGGTCCGGACGCAGGAGTTGGCGAAGGCGCTGGCCGTGACTCGCGAGCACTTGAGCCGGAGTTTCGGGCATGCCGGGAAGCCGCAGGCGACGCTCAAGCGGGTGATCGATTTGGTGCGGCTGCTTGCCGCGGCGGAGTTGGCCAAGAATCCGGGGTATGATTTGCGGGATGTCGTTCGTCTGTTGGGGTACGCATCGGTGTCGCAACTTTCTGCGGTCGCGGAGCGTCTGGTGGGTCGACCAGCAACATCGCTCGCCCGGTTGCGGCCAAATGATCTGATAGAAGGGTTTGTCCGAACGGCATCGCGTGGTCTTGTCTCGTCCGGCACCTTGTGA
- a CDS encoding NUDIX hydrolase — translation MRSRAKRETSAGGVVYRLVDGAPLFLLIRDAYHNWGFPKGHVEHNEALESAARREVEEETGLHALTLRAPIDTIDWYFRFRGRLVHKTCHFFLMESATATTSPQREEGITACTWLTLEEALARVSYENARGVLTRAAELVPPEHGAGVAP, via the coding sequence GTGCGGTCGCGGGCAAAGCGGGAGACGTCGGCCGGCGGCGTCGTGTATCGCCTGGTGGATGGCGCGCCGCTGTTCCTGCTCATCCGCGACGCGTACCACAACTGGGGATTCCCCAAGGGCCACGTCGAACACAACGAAGCGCTCGAGTCGGCGGCACGGCGCGAGGTCGAGGAGGAAACGGGTCTCCACGCGCTGACGCTGCGCGCGCCGATCGATACCATAGATTGGTACTTCCGGTTTCGAGGCCGTCTCGTTCACAAGACCTGTCACTTCTTCCTCATGGAAAGCGCCACCGCGACCACGTCGCCGCAACGCGAGGAAGGCATCACGGCGTGCACGTGGCTGACGCTCGAGGAGGCGTTAGCGCGAGTGTCCTACGAGAACGCGCGCGGCGTGCTCACCCGCGCGGCCGAGCTCGTCCCGCCGGAGCACGGCGCAGGTGTCGCGCCGTGA
- a CDS encoding MlaD family protein, which translates to MKRGNDFTVGLVVIGSIVAIVLFTLWLSQTSIGSKQRDVVARFTDVGNAKVGNSVVIRGVQAGRIQSIELEPTGWVLVKMSLDPDIKLPSNPVVVLSESSMFGEWQATIMERAAAPDDADVQQQLAQSAAVGRGNAIPGARLPDIAQLTAVAGRIAGDMSRVADRFQVAFDDRAANELRQSIRNFADLSAELERTVRSQSASLTQLGSDVHKTVGTINATALAVQHTADRVDSSTSKGQIRQIMDNVGEASEDIKATSHDLRGASHTLIATQQQLASVLTHADSVLGKIDRGQGSLGMMVNDPTLYQNGDALLSQMRELVAEIRAHPRQYLSVKIF; encoded by the coding sequence ATGAAACGCGGAAATGACTTCACGGTCGGGCTGGTGGTGATCGGGTCGATCGTCGCCATCGTGCTCTTCACTCTCTGGCTGAGCCAGACCAGCATCGGGTCCAAGCAGCGCGATGTCGTGGCGCGCTTCACCGACGTCGGCAACGCGAAGGTCGGCAATTCGGTGGTCATCCGCGGCGTCCAGGCGGGCCGCATCCAATCCATCGAGCTCGAGCCAACCGGATGGGTGTTGGTCAAGATGTCGCTCGACCCCGATATCAAACTGCCGAGCAATCCGGTGGTCGTGCTGAGCGAGTCGAGCATGTTCGGCGAATGGCAGGCCACGATCATGGAGCGCGCGGCGGCGCCCGACGACGCGGATGTGCAGCAGCAGCTCGCGCAATCGGCGGCCGTGGGGCGGGGCAACGCCATCCCCGGCGCGCGGCTGCCGGACATCGCGCAGCTAACGGCCGTCGCGGGACGCATCGCCGGCGACATGTCGCGGGTGGCGGACCGGTTCCAGGTGGCGTTCGACGACCGGGCGGCGAACGAGCTGCGGCAATCGATCCGCAACTTCGCCGACCTGTCGGCCGAGCTCGAGCGCACGGTGCGGTCGCAGTCGGCGAGTCTTACTCAGTTAGGAAGCGACGTCCACAAGACGGTGGGCACCATCAACGCCACCGCGCTGGCCGTGCAGCACACCGCCGACCGCGTCGACTCCTCGACGTCCAAAGGCCAGATCCGCCAGATCATGGACAACGTCGGCGAGGCGTCGGAAGACATCAAGGCGACGTCGCACGACCTGCGCGGCGCGTCGCACACGCTCATCGCGACCCAGCAGCAGCTCGCATCGGTGCTCACGCACGCCGACTCGGTGTTAGGCAAGATCGACCGCGGCCAGGGATCGTTGGGCATGATGGTCAACGACCCGACGCTGTACCAGAACGGCGACGCGCTGCTCTCGCAGATGCGCGAGCTCGTGGCCGAGATCCGCGCGCACCCGCGTCAGTACCTGTCTGTCAAAATCTTCTGA
- a CDS encoding ABC transporter ATP-binding protein yields MIKWVDVYKSFGDKKVLDGFTLDVHEGEAVVIIGYSGAGKSVAIKHVVGLLEPDRGTIEVDDKDVPTLPRKELYELRAHIGYVFQFAALFDSMTIGDNVAMGLRKRPEMSESEIQQRVSEALELVDLPDVQQRYPAELSGGMRKRVGIARAVALRPKYILYDEPTTGLDPVTSAVIDELMIRMREKLGVTSVVITHDMRSAYRVGSRIAMLYEGRVRQVGTVDQIQQSKDPIVRQFIEGRATLEDGETASPAATASAAAVTPARGGRA; encoded by the coding sequence ATGATCAAGTGGGTCGACGTCTACAAGTCATTCGGCGACAAGAAAGTCCTCGATGGATTCACGCTCGATGTCCACGAGGGCGAAGCGGTCGTCATCATCGGGTATTCGGGAGCCGGCAAGTCGGTCGCGATCAAACACGTCGTGGGGTTGCTCGAGCCCGACCGCGGCACCATCGAGGTCGATGACAAAGACGTGCCGACGCTCCCGCGCAAAGAGTTGTACGAGCTGCGTGCGCACATCGGCTACGTGTTTCAATTCGCGGCGCTCTTCGACTCCATGACCATCGGCGACAACGTGGCCATGGGGCTGCGCAAACGCCCCGAGATGTCGGAGAGCGAGATCCAGCAGCGGGTGTCCGAGGCGCTCGAGCTGGTCGACCTCCCCGACGTGCAACAGCGCTATCCGGCCGAGCTCTCGGGCGGCATGCGCAAGCGCGTGGGCATCGCGCGCGCCGTCGCGCTCAGACCCAAGTACATCCTCTACGATGAACCCACCACCGGGCTCGATCCGGTCACCAGCGCGGTGATCGACGAGCTCATGATCCGCATGCGGGAGAAGTTAGGCGTGACGAGCGTCGTCATCACGCACGACATGCGGAGCGCATATCGCGTGGGCAGCCGCATCGCGATGCTGTACGAGGGACGGGTCCGGCAAGTCGGGACGGTGGACCAGATTCAACAATCGAAAGACCCCATCGTGCGCCAGTTCATCGAGGGGCGTGCGACACTCGAAGACGGCGAGACGGCATCGCCGGCCGCGACGGCATCGGCGGCCGCGGTCACTCCCGCACGCGGAGGACGCGCATGA
- a CDS encoding ABC transporter permease gives MPQIMGVIEATGRWVRFRIEEAGRAGRFLEEAARALAAGRTWFPNATLQMRRLGVDSLPIGLLIAIFTGIVLALLASYSFTGAVPLYFVGTLVEKTITLELAPVLTGLALAGRVGANIAAELGTMRVTEQVDALETLAYDPDAYLVVPRVIAGTIMFPLIVGVAMIVGLGAGWLASLGFLQLSSDEFLKGARLFFSAFDIEYGLVKSASFGLAVTLIGCYKGLRARGGAEGVGNAATAAVVYSAVMILVLDAFWAMTWLHGRS, from the coding sequence TTGCCGCAGATTATGGGCGTGATCGAGGCGACCGGACGATGGGTCCGCTTCAGAATCGAGGAAGCCGGGCGCGCGGGTCGCTTCCTCGAGGAAGCCGCCCGGGCACTCGCCGCCGGGCGTACCTGGTTTCCCAACGCCACGCTGCAGATGCGGCGACTGGGCGTCGATTCGCTTCCCATCGGGTTGCTCATCGCGATCTTCACCGGCATCGTGCTGGCGCTCCTGGCCAGCTACTCGTTCACGGGCGCGGTTCCACTCTACTTCGTCGGAACGCTGGTCGAAAAGACGATCACGCTCGAGCTCGCGCCGGTGCTCACGGGACTCGCGCTCGCAGGACGCGTGGGCGCGAACATCGCCGCCGAGCTGGGCACGATGCGCGTGACTGAGCAGGTGGATGCGTTGGAAACGCTGGCGTACGATCCGGATGCATATCTCGTCGTGCCGCGGGTGATCGCGGGGACGATCATGTTCCCGCTGATCGTCGGCGTGGCAATGATCGTTGGGTTAGGCGCAGGCTGGCTGGCATCGCTCGGCTTCCTGCAGTTGTCGAGTGACGAATTTCTCAAGGGCGCGCGCCTGTTCTTCAGCGCGTTCGACATCGAATACGGACTCGTGAAATCCGCGAGCTTCGGGTTGGCGGTCACGCTGATCGGCTGCTACAAAGGACTGCGCGCGCGGGGCGGCGCCGAAGGCGTGGGCAATGCAGCCACGGCCGCCGTCGTATACTCCGCAGTGATGATTCTCGTGCTCGATGCTTTCTGGGCCATGACGTGGCTCCATGGACGGTCCTGA
- a CDS encoding carboxypeptidase regulatory-like domain-containing protein — MVRSLLVATLACTAAVHVSAQAIKKGTTRAPATPASHAPVADTATPPSGDTVVVTGFVLDSLRELPLAGATVLITNTTFAATTDPSGRFRIVAHGLHDGMYQVGFFHPTLDSLGISPPTQPVLISQGKASFVQLYVPSAGTVVASVCPDSTRTEGRGLVMGIVRDASTEKPATGVRVVLMWTGVSVAGNSVLKVPQATSVLTDDMGTFRACGVPTQTLVRLQARSSAGASGWIEVTVPPTGLALRDVLLGERPAVVAQAPASAPGTPDTASARKPAPPGSATLTGHVTSAEGKPLEGAMVLLLGTQLSARSDVDGAFRLTGLPAGTQSVEVREIGYSPKRFAVDLTPRHPSTLTATLDEHTTVLKTMEITAKRGSEIAGFDQRKKSGLGYYMDRDQIEKSNPISTTDLFRQVPGLTVAWDGEGYSVQVNRNSNGGSCPVAYYIDGSPFLSVGDDIDQIVQPQDVAAIEVYKSSAETPMQFQGADGGPCGTIVIWTKRRVGRTGPDSSGENN, encoded by the coding sequence ATGGTTCGATCCCTCCTCGTCGCGACGCTCGCCTGTACGGCGGCGGTGCACGTGTCCGCGCAGGCAATCAAGAAAGGGACCACGCGAGCTCCGGCGACGCCGGCGAGCCACGCGCCGGTCGCCGATACTGCGACGCCGCCATCGGGCGACACGGTCGTCGTGACGGGCTTCGTGTTGGACAGTCTGCGGGAGCTGCCGTTGGCCGGGGCGACGGTCCTCATCACGAACACGACCTTCGCAGCGACCACTGATCCATCGGGACGGTTTCGCATCGTAGCTCACGGTCTGCACGACGGGATGTATCAGGTGGGATTTTTTCATCCCACGCTCGATTCACTCGGCATCTCGCCGCCGACGCAGCCGGTGCTCATCTCGCAGGGGAAGGCATCGTTCGTGCAATTGTACGTGCCGTCGGCGGGAACCGTGGTGGCATCGGTGTGTCCCGACTCGACGCGCACGGAAGGGCGCGGGCTGGTGATGGGCATCGTGCGTGACGCATCGACGGAAAAGCCGGCGACGGGAGTGCGTGTGGTGCTCATGTGGACGGGCGTGAGCGTTGCGGGCAATTCGGTGCTCAAGGTGCCTCAGGCGACGAGTGTGTTGACGGACGACATGGGCACGTTCCGCGCCTGCGGCGTGCCGACGCAGACGCTGGTGCGATTGCAGGCGCGCTCGTCGGCCGGTGCCAGCGGCTGGATCGAGGTGACGGTGCCGCCCACCGGGCTGGCACTGCGCGACGTGCTGTTAGGCGAGCGGCCGGCGGTGGTGGCGCAGGCGCCGGCGTCGGCGCCGGGGACGCCGGACACCGCGTCGGCGCGCAAACCGGCGCCGCCCGGCAGCGCGACGCTCACCGGCCACGTGACGTCCGCCGAGGGCAAGCCGCTCGAGGGCGCGATGGTGCTGCTCTTGGGCACGCAGCTCTCGGCGCGCAGCGATGTCGACGGCGCGTTCCGCCTAACCGGGCTACCGGCCGGCACGCAGAGCGTGGAGGTGCGCGAGATCGGCTACTCGCCCAAACGGTTCGCGGTCGATCTGACGCCGCGCCACCCGAGCACGCTCACGGCCACCCTCGACGAGCACACGACGGTGCTCAAGACGATGGAGATCACGGCGAAGCGCGGCTCCGAGATCGCGGGCTTTGACCAACGGAAGAAGAGCGGGTTGGGCTACTACATGGATCGCGACCAGATCGAGAAGTCGAACCCGATCAGCACGACGGACCTGTTCCGCCAGGTGCCGGGTCTCACCGTGGCGTGGGATGGCGAAGGCTATTCGGTGCAGGTGAACCGCAACTCCAACGGCGGCTCGTGTCCCGTGGCCTACTACATCGACGGCTCGCCGTTCCTGTCGGTCGGAGACGACATCGATCAGATCGTGCAGCCGCAGGACGTCGCGGCGATCGAAGTCTACAAGAGCTCGGCGGAGACGCCGATGCAGTTCCAGGGCGCGGACGGCGGACCGTGCGGGACGATTGTGATCTGGACGAAGCGCCGAGTGGGGCGGACGGGTCCCGACTCGAGCGGCGAGAACAACTGA
- a CDS encoding RNA polymerase sigma factor RpoD/SigA: MTEVKRRRRRAAPAGIAPTEPERDILDQYLYEVSTYPLLKGTQELDLARKIRAGDQDALQELVKRNLRFVISVAKKYQNRGLPLIDLIGEGNVGLLTAARKFDPDQGVKFISYAVWWIRQAILSSLARQGRTVRVPLNRTADLSRIIKASEILRQKLRREPLPEELAHLTGLSVDVVQSLAALNTGDVRLDAPMDPEGDRSLIERFVADEMPDAEEEAMNRFLTDEIEQALSTLPARDAKVLRLYFGLDGGREHTLEEIGSMLGVTRERVRQLRDRALKRLREGDVGRALGSFAA, translated from the coding sequence ATGACCGAAGTCAAGCGCCGTCGGCGCCGCGCCGCTCCCGCCGGGATCGCTCCAACCGAGCCCGAGCGTGACATCCTGGATCAATACCTCTACGAGGTGAGCACCTATCCCTTGCTCAAGGGGACGCAGGAGCTCGATCTCGCGCGGAAGATCCGCGCGGGCGATCAGGATGCGCTGCAGGAGCTGGTGAAGCGCAACCTCCGGTTCGTGATTTCGGTGGCGAAGAAGTATCAGAACCGCGGACTTCCGCTCATCGATCTCATTGGTGAGGGGAACGTCGGGTTGCTCACTGCCGCGCGAAAGTTCGATCCTGATCAGGGAGTGAAGTTCATTTCGTATGCGGTCTGGTGGATTCGGCAGGCGATTCTGTCGTCGCTCGCACGCCAGGGGCGCACGGTGCGCGTGCCGCTCAATCGGACGGCGGATCTTTCGCGCATCATCAAGGCGTCGGAGATTCTGCGACAGAAGCTGCGGCGCGAGCCGTTGCCGGAAGAGCTGGCGCATCTCACCGGGTTGTCGGTTGACGTCGTGCAGTCGCTCGCGGCGCTCAACACGGGCGATGTGCGGCTCGATGCGCCGATGGATCCGGAAGGGGATCGGTCGCTCATCGAGCGGTTCGTGGCGGACGAGATGCCGGACGCCGAAGAGGAAGCGATGAACCGGTTCCTCACGGACGAAATCGAGCAGGCGTTGAGCACGCTGCCGGCGCGCGACGCGAAGGTGCTGCGGCTCTACTTCGGGCTGGACGGCGGCCGCGAACATACGCTCGAGGAGATCGGTTCGATGCTCGGCGTCACGCGCGAGCGGGTGCGGCAGCTCAGAGACCGCGCGCTCAAGCGGCTGCGCGAAGGCGACGTCGGTCGTGCGTTAGGCAGCTTCGCCGCCTAA